TTGAGAAGAGAAAGATGAAAAAGGAAGCTAAGAAAAAGCAACTTGAAGAATCGAGATAAATAGTATCCTAAATAAAAACAGCCCGATCTATCCGATCGGGTTTTTTTTGTACCTCAATTATCGTGTAAACCCATAGTGAATGCAGCGTCTAATGCGTATATTCACATTTAAATAGAATTATATGGATTATTCCTCTGCTTCTGCATTTGAAGAAATGAACCGCATTATTGACAATGCTTTGCGTGAAGATTTAGGAGATGGTGACCATAGCAGTCTGTCGTGTATACCTGAAACGGCACATGGTAAAGCCAGATTGCTCGTGAAGGACGAGGGTGTTCTTGCTGGTGTCGCTTTCGCGAAAGCGGTATTTCATAAAGTAGATCCAGAGTTAAAACTGGACGTAATCATAGACGATGGAGAGGAAGTAAGTTATGGCGATGAAGCATTTTACGTGAGCGGCTCGTCTCGTAGCATCTTAAAAGCAGAACGACTCGTTTTGAATTCTATGCAGCGCATGAGTGCGATTGCCACCAAGACCAGAAAATTTGTACACGCACTTGAAGGTACAAAAACTAAGATTTTAGACACGCGTAAAACCACACCTGGAATCAGGTTGTTAGAAAAGTGGGCGGTAGATATAGGTGGAGGAGTGAATCATCGATTTGGTCTATACGACATGATCATGCTCAAGGATAATCATATTGATTTTGCGGGTGGGGTAGAACAAGCTATCAAAAAAACCAAAAAGTACCTGAGTGAGACGGGTAGGGACTTAAAAATCATCGTTGAGGCAAGAGATCTAGCCGAAATCAAGAAGATTCTCAAACACGATAACATCTATCGCATCTTGATCGACAATTTCAACTATGAGGATACGCGCAAGGCGGTAAAATTAATTGGAGACCAGTGCCTCACCGAGAGTAGTGGTGGTATCACGCTCGATACTGCTAAGCACTATGCAGACTGTGGTGTAGATTTCATTTCAAGTGGATCTCTTACACATAGCGTGTACAATCTGGACTTGAGCTTAAAGGCGGTGCATGGCTAGATTGCGAGAAGTCCTGAAGCGTATTCCCGTTATATCATGGTTTGTAGCAGTCTCCACATCATGGAAGCTGCCAGGCTTTGAAGGGATGACCGCTTGGGATCTCTGGGAGACTTATTCAATGGGCATTGTAAAGGGCGCTTTTTCTTCAAGGGCCAGTGCCATATCCTACAGCTTTTTTATGGCTCTGTTTCCATTTATTCTTTTTGTTCTGAATCTGATTCCTTTTATTGATATAGAAAATTTTCAGGCTGAGGTCTTACTGTTTGTCAATGATCTGTTACCTACTCAAGCTGCAGGAGCCTTTGACAACATCTTTAATGAAATTGCGATGCAGGAGAATACAGGTTTGCTCACGATTTCCTTTGTTTCCTCGATTGTTCTGATGACTAATGGTGTCAATGCTATTTTTGACGGTTTTGAAGGCAGCTATCATTCTGAGATCAACAGAGGTTTTATTAGGCAGTATGCGGTCTCATTAGTTGTTTCTTTGCTGCTAGTCTTGTTTTTGCTGGTAGGTGTGATTTTAACCGTGGGTGTTGCCTACTGGATTGCTGAAATGCGAGCACAAAACTTTATGACTGAAAACAGTATGGTCTTTTGGCTCTCAACTGTGCGGTATATCATTCTCGGTATCATGGTATATGTATTTATCTGCACATTGTACTATACGGGAACCAGAGATGGTCGCAACACAAGGTTTTTTTCTATAGGTGCGGTAATGTCTCTCATCCTAATTGTAGCTTTTTCATACCTATATGGTCTTTATATTGACAACTTTAGCTCTTATAATGAGATCTATGGTTCCATAGGCGCTATACTTATACTCATGGTTTATATATGGTTGAATTCCAATATTTTACTGTTGGGTTTTGAATTAAATGCTTCTTTGCGCTCATTAAAGGCACGGAATTTGGTTTTAGAATAGTATATTTAAAAAGTAAATCTGATATAATGAAAAAAATACTTTTAGTAGCAGTCGCTTTTCTAGGAACATGGGGAGCACAGGCTCAAATGAAAATCAATGGAGTAACGTTGGAAAAAAACCTTACGGTAGATGGTGAGGAACTGATTCTAAACGGCGCTGGAATGAGAGAAAAACTTTGGTTTGATCTTTATGTAGGTGCTTTATACCTTAAAAGTAAAACGGAAGATGGAGAAAAAGTACTTAAAGCCGATGAACATATGGCTATTGTGCTTGTCATCACAGATGATAAAGTGACTCAAAAAAAGCTTGAAGATGCTGTAGAAGACGGTTTTGAAGACAGCTGCACCGACAAAGAAAGAGCTGCGATCAAATCAGAAATCAATCAGCTACTTGCTTTACTTAAAGATCCGATCAAGGAAGGACATCATTTTGAATTTGCTTACGTCCCTAATAAAGGAACGATGATAAGTAAAAATGGTAAAAACCTAGGCACTATAAAAGGTTTAGCTTTTAAAAAGGCGTTCTTTGGTATCTGGTTAGGGGAAGATCCTGCAGATAGGGATTTGAAAGAAGCAATGTTAGATCAGTAAGTAGATCAACATAATTATATGACAAACCCGTCTCTATAGACGGGTTTTTTAGTATTTAAGATTATCATTTCTTTATCAAGGGTAGTAGATTGTAATAGGTATTTTAGCAAAAAGAACAATGATGCGAGCGATACTTATTTTTTTAATTACCACTTTTACCTTCATTACTGCTAGTTGTCAGGATAAAGGAAAAGTACCTCAAAGTGTTCTTAAAACATTCCAGGAAATGTATCCTAATGAGGATGATCCTGATTTCAAACAAGATGCTCATGGATACTGGGAAGCTCATTTTAAAAAGGATGGCGAGAAATATCGTGCAGATTTTCTAGCCGATGGTTCATGGAGAGAAACGGAAAACTCGATTAAGGAAAAGAATTTACCTAAAGCTGTTAAAGCGGCCATAAAAAAACACTATGGTGACGAAGAGATCACAGAAGTCGAACACGTTTTAAGTGCAAAATATGGTGAGTTCTATGATGTTGAGTTCAAGCAAAAAGGCAAGAATAAAGACGTTATGTACCGTAAGGACGGTTCTATTATTCAGGAGTGATTTTGTGGAAAAGTGATTTTAAACTCA
This genomic interval from Nonlabens spongiae contains the following:
- a CDS encoding PepSY-like domain-containing protein; its protein translation is MMRAILIFLITTFTFITASCQDKGKVPQSVLKTFQEMYPNEDDPDFKQDAHGYWEAHFKKDGEKYRADFLADGSWRETENSIKEKNLPKAVKAAIKKHYGDEEITEVEHVLSAKYGEFYDVEFKQKGKNKDVMYRKDGSIIQE
- a CDS encoding chalcone isomerase family protein — translated: MKKILLVAVAFLGTWGAQAQMKINGVTLEKNLTVDGEELILNGAGMREKLWFDLYVGALYLKSKTEDGEKVLKADEHMAIVLVITDDKVTQKKLEDAVEDGFEDSCTDKERAAIKSEINQLLALLKDPIKEGHHFEFAYVPNKGTMISKNGKNLGTIKGLAFKKAFFGIWLGEDPADRDLKEAMLDQ
- a CDS encoding YihY/virulence factor BrkB family protein, with the translated sequence MARLREVLKRIPVISWFVAVSTSWKLPGFEGMTAWDLWETYSMGIVKGAFSSRASAISYSFFMALFPFILFVLNLIPFIDIENFQAEVLLFVNDLLPTQAAGAFDNIFNEIAMQENTGLLTISFVSSIVLMTNGVNAIFDGFEGSYHSEINRGFIRQYAVSLVVSLLLVLFLLVGVILTVGVAYWIAEMRAQNFMTENSMVFWLSTVRYIILGIMVYVFICTLYYTGTRDGRNTRFFSIGAVMSLILIVAFSYLYGLYIDNFSSYNEIYGSIGAILILMVYIWLNSNILLLGFELNASLRSLKARNLVLE
- the nadC gene encoding carboxylating nicotinate-nucleotide diphosphorylase; protein product: MDYSSASAFEEMNRIIDNALREDLGDGDHSSLSCIPETAHGKARLLVKDEGVLAGVAFAKAVFHKVDPELKLDVIIDDGEEVSYGDEAFYVSGSSRSILKAERLVLNSMQRMSAIATKTRKFVHALEGTKTKILDTRKTTPGIRLLEKWAVDIGGGVNHRFGLYDMIMLKDNHIDFAGGVEQAIKKTKKYLSETGRDLKIIVEARDLAEIKKILKHDNIYRILIDNFNYEDTRKAVKLIGDQCLTESSGGITLDTAKHYADCGVDFISSGSLTHSVYNLDLSLKAVHG